The following proteins come from a genomic window of Pseudomonas sp. MAG733B:
- a CDS encoding IS110 family transposase translates to MSACTTLAVDLAKQVFQVAGEDILGQVFYEQRIKSREAFYDFLRQLPPHVVVLMETGPGAQAWARQLQDQGNPVRILPAGLVATHRSGPKNDRNDALAILRANRDEKICAVPVKSVTALAMQALHRARQGYVRRRTALSNQMRGLLLEHGVALAQGDVAISQKIPRVLEDATQPVPGLLRELIDELLAEWRHLGERISVLTGRLEVAANTDMTAKRLMTVRGIGPITATALVAKETKPERFPNARKFAAYFGMVPDQHSSGETVRLGGMTKRGDAYLRSLMIQGAHAVLQQLRPDSQQPDDRRLLHWMSRLGRKEAAIRLANRNLRIVWVLLQNDQTYRRHAGDGQPATMGH, encoded by the coding sequence TTGTCGGCCTGCACAACCTTGGCGGTCGACCTGGCCAAACAGGTCTTTCAGGTCGCCGGTGAAGATATCCTCGGCCAGGTGTTCTACGAGCAGCGGATCAAGTCGCGCGAGGCGTTTTATGATTTTCTCCGACAGTTGCCGCCGCATGTCGTGGTTTTGATGGAGACCGGTCCGGGTGCCCAGGCTTGGGCCCGGCAGCTGCAAGACCAAGGCAATCCGGTGCGGATTCTTCCAGCCGGTTTGGTGGCCACACATCGCAGCGGGCCTAAAAATGATCGCAACGATGCGCTGGCGATTCTGCGGGCTAATCGCGATGAAAAAATCTGCGCAGTACCGGTCAAAAGCGTTACGGCGCTGGCAATGCAGGCGTTGCATCGCGCCCGCCAGGGCTATGTGCGTCGACGCACGGCCCTCAGTAATCAGATGCGCGGCCTGCTGCTTGAGCACGGCGTAGCCTTGGCGCAGGGCGATGTTGCGATCAGCCAGAAAATTCCGCGGGTGCTGGAAGATGCCACCCAACCGGTGCCGGGCCTGCTGCGTGAACTGATCGACGAACTGTTGGCCGAGTGGCGCCATTTGGGCGAGCGCATCAGCGTACTGACGGGACGCCTGGAAGTGGCCGCCAACACCGACATGACGGCGAAGCGGCTAATGACTGTGCGCGGCATCGGCCCGATCACTGCCACGGCACTGGTGGCCAAGGAAACCAAGCCTGAGCGATTTCCCAATGCCCGCAAGTTTGCCGCGTACTTTGGCATGGTGCCTGACCAGCACAGCAGCGGGGAGACGGTCCGGCTGGGGGGCATGACCAAGCGAGGTGATGCTTATTTACGCAGCCTGATGATCCAGGGAGCCCATGCGGTGCTGCAACAACTACGACCTGATTCCCAGCAACCCGATGACCGCCGCTTGTTGCACTGGATGAGCCGGTTGGGCCGTAAGGAGGCTGCGATCAGGCTAGCCAACCGCAACCTGCGAATCGTCTGGGTGCTTCTACAGAATGACCAGACTTATCGTCGCCACGCGGGTGATGGCCAGCCAGCGACGATGGGCCACTGA
- a CDS encoding PLP-dependent cysteine synthase family protein yields MMSDNRQWAREAIRIIEADFQRSADTHLIPLPLPGFPGIELYFKDESSHPTGSLKHRLARSLFLYALCNGWLKPGAPVIEASSGSTAISEAYFARMLGLPFIAVMPATTSKEKIAQIAFYGGQSHLVDDPTQIYAESERLAREHDGHFIDQFTYAERATDWRANNNIAESIFQQMRFEQHPEPSWLISSPGTGGTTATLGRYVRYRQHCTRVLCADAERSVFFDYYQTGDANLRLDHGSRIEGIGRPRVEASFLPKVIDAMVKVPDALSLAAMHYLAERLGRHVGGSSGTNLIGALMAAQHMKTAGESGSMVAILCDSGERYATTYYDPKWLKAQGYELSGLIDAVAATVERGEALPASILRANI; encoded by the coding sequence ATCATGAGCGACAACCGACAGTGGGCTCGCGAAGCCATCCGGATCATCGAAGCCGACTTTCAGCGCAGCGCCGACACCCATCTGATCCCATTGCCGCTGCCGGGTTTTCCGGGCATCGAGTTGTACTTCAAGGATGAATCCAGCCATCCCACCGGCAGCCTCAAGCATCGGCTGGCGCGTTCGCTGTTTCTTTATGCGTTGTGTAACGGCTGGCTCAAACCTGGAGCGCCGGTCATTGAAGCGTCCAGCGGTTCGACGGCGATTTCCGAAGCGTACTTCGCGCGCATGCTGGGCTTGCCGTTCATTGCGGTGATGCCGGCAACCACGTCCAAGGAAAAGATCGCCCAGATCGCCTTTTACGGTGGCCAAAGCCATCTGGTGGACGATCCGACGCAGATCTACGCCGAATCCGAGCGTCTGGCCCGTGAGCACGACGGGCATTTCATCGACCAGTTCACCTACGCCGAGCGCGCCACTGACTGGCGGGCGAACAACAACATCGCCGAGTCGATCTTCCAGCAGATGCGTTTCGAACAGCATCCGGAGCCGAGTTGGCTGATTTCCAGCCCCGGCACGGGCGGCACAACCGCGACGCTTGGCCGATACGTGCGTTATCGCCAGCATTGCACCCGCGTGCTGTGCGCCGATGCCGAACGTTCGGTGTTCTTCGATTATTACCAGACCGGCGATGCCAACCTGCGTCTGGATCACGGCTCGCGCATCGAAGGCATTGGCCGGCCGCGGGTGGAAGCGTCGTTTTTGCCCAAGGTGATCGACGCGATGGTCAAGGTGCCGGATGCATTGTCGCTGGCGGCGATGCATTACCTGGCGGAGCGCTTGGGTCGGCACGTAGGCGGATCAAGCGGGACTAATCTGATCGGCGCATTGATGGCGGCTCAGCACATGAAGACGGCGGGGGAGTCGGGATCGATGGTGGCGATTCTGTGTGATAGCGGCGAGCGTTATGCCACGACCTATTACGATCCAAAATGGCTCAAGGCACAGGGGTATGAGCTGAGTGGGTTGATTGATGCGGTGGCGGCGACGGTTGAGCGCGGGGAGGCGCTACCGGCTTCGATTTTGCGCGCCAATATCTGA
- a CDS encoding glycine zipper 2TM domain-containing protein, producing MRKSVLLVASFSTMAMLLTGCQSSLTGDSYSRDEARRVQTVRMGTIEALRPVKIEGTKTPIGGLAGAAVGGVGGSAIGGGRGSIVAAVIGAVAGGLVGSAAEEGLTRTQGVEITVREDDGSTRAYVQQVQENEVFRVGERVRIATVDGTSRVTH from the coding sequence ATGCGTAAGTCTGTCCTGCTGGTTGCTTCCTTTTCCACGATGGCGATGTTGCTCACCGGTTGCCAATCGAGCCTGACCGGTGACTCCTACTCCCGTGACGAAGCGCGTCGCGTGCAGACCGTTCGCATGGGCACCATCGAAGCACTGCGCCCGGTGAAAATCGAAGGCACCAAAACCCCGATCGGCGGCCTCGCCGGTGCAGCGGTCGGCGGCGTTGGCGGCAGCGCCATCGGTGGCGGTCGCGGCAGCATCGTGGCTGCGGTCATTGGCGCCGTTGCTGGCGGCCTGGTCGGCTCGGCAGCTGAAGAAGGCCTGACCCGTACCCAGGGCGTGGAAATCACCGTCCGCGAAGACGACGGCAGCACGCGCGCCTACGTGCAACAGGTTCAGGAAAACGAAGTGTTCCGTGTTGGCGAACGTGTACGGATCGCCACGGTTGACGGCACCAGTCGCGTTACACACTAA
- the pdxH gene encoding pyridoxamine 5'-phosphate oxidase, translated as MTKALADMRRDYTRDGLTEAQAPAEPFALFHQWFADAVKTEQAPVEANAMTLATVDPDGRPHCRILLLKGLDEQGFTFFTNYDSAKGQHIAANPFAAMTFFWPTLERQVRIEGRVVKVTPEESDAYYQVRPLGSRLGAWASPQSRVIADRGELEALLKDTEQRFSDSQPHCPEHWGGYRLLPERIEFWQGRSSRLHDRLNYRLQGADWILERLAP; from the coding sequence ATGACCAAGGCCCTGGCTGATATGCGCCGCGACTACACCCGTGATGGCCTGACCGAGGCGCAAGCCCCGGCTGAGCCGTTTGCGCTGTTTCACCAATGGTTCGCCGACGCGGTGAAAACCGAACAGGCGCCGGTGGAAGCGAACGCCATGACCTTGGCCACGGTCGACCCGGACGGTCGGCCGCATTGCCGTATCCTGCTGCTCAAGGGGCTGGACGAGCAGGGTTTCACCTTCTTCACCAATTACGACAGCGCCAAGGGACAACACATCGCCGCGAACCCGTTTGCGGCCATGACGTTCTTTTGGCCAACCCTGGAGCGCCAGGTGCGCATCGAAGGGAGAGTGGTGAAAGTCACTCCTGAAGAATCCGATGCTTACTATCAGGTTCGTCCACTGGGTAGCCGCCTCGGTGCCTGGGCTTCACCGCAAAGCCGGGTAATCGCCGATAGGGGGGAACTGGAAGCGCTGCTCAAGGATACCGAGCAACGTTTCAGCGACAGTCAGCCGCATTGCCCTGAACACTGGGGTGGTTATCGTTTACTACCTGAGCGCATCGAGTTCTGGCAGGGCCGTTCGAGCCGCCTGCACGATCGCCTCAACTATCGTTTGCAGGGCGCCGACTGGATTCTTGAACGTCTGGCACCTTAA
- a CDS encoding NAD(P)/FAD-dependent oxidoreductase, giving the protein MLRITELKLPIDHPEEDLRPAIVQRLGIASDDLLDFTLFKRSYDARKKSSELCFIYTIDLNVRDEAAVLHKFADDRNVNVAPDVSYKEVGQAPADLSARPIVVGFGPCGIFAGLLLAQMGFKPIILERGTEVRQRTKDTWGLWRKSVLNPESNVQFGEGGAGTFSDGKLYSQIKDPKFIGRKVLHEFVKAGAPEEILYVSKPHIGTFRLTGVVENMREQIRALGGEVRFQQRVTDVLIEDGQLVGVELNGGEHIHSKHVILALGHSARDTFRMLHGRGVYMEAKPFSVGFRIEHPQSLIDRARLGKYAGHPKLGAADYKLVHHAKNGRSVYSFCMCPGGTVVAATSEPNRVVTNGMSQYSRNERNANSGIVVGITPEVDYPGGPLAGIELQERLESHAFVLGGSNYEAPAQLVGDFIAGKPSTELGSVEPSYKPGVALGDLALALPDFAIEAIREALPAFEKQIRGYSLHDAVLTGIETRTSSPLRITRNESMQSLNVKGLFPAGEGAGYAGGILSAGVDGIRIAEAVARDILGLEA; this is encoded by the coding sequence ATGTTACGAATCACTGAACTCAAGCTGCCTATCGACCATCCCGAAGAAGACCTGCGCCCTGCCATCGTGCAGCGTCTGGGCATCGCCAGCGATGATTTGCTCGATTTCACCTTGTTCAAGCGCAGCTACGATGCGCGCAAAAAGTCCTCCGAACTGTGTTTCATCTACACCATCGACCTCAACGTTCGCGATGAGGCGGCGGTGCTGCACAAGTTCGCCGATGACCGTAACGTCAACGTGGCACCGGATGTCAGCTACAAGGAAGTCGGCCAGGCACCGGCCGATCTGAGCGCTCGCCCGATCGTCGTCGGGTTCGGCCCGTGCGGGATTTTCGCCGGCCTGCTGCTCGCGCAAATGGGCTTCAAGCCGATCATCCTCGAACGCGGCACCGAAGTGCGCCAGCGCACCAAAGACACCTGGGGCCTGTGGCGAAAAAGCGTGCTAAACCCGGAATCCAACGTGCAGTTCGGCGAAGGCGGCGCGGGGACCTTCTCCGACGGCAAGCTTTACAGCCAGATCAAGGACCCGAAATTCATTGGCCGCAAAGTCCTGCACGAGTTCGTCAAGGCCGGCGCGCCGGAAGAAATCCTCTATGTCAGCAAACCGCACATCGGTACGTTCCGTCTGACCGGTGTCGTGGAAAACATGCGTGAGCAGATTCGTGCATTGGGCGGCGAAGTACGCTTCCAGCAACGCGTCACCGACGTACTGATCGAAGACGGGCAACTGGTGGGCGTCGAACTCAACGGTGGCGAGCACATCCACTCGAAACACGTGATCCTGGCCCTCGGCCACAGCGCCCGCGACACCTTCCGCATGCTCCACGGTCGCGGTGTGTACATGGAGGCCAAGCCGTTCTCGGTGGGTTTCCGTATAGAGCACCCGCAGTCGCTGATCGACCGCGCGCGCCTGGGCAAGTACGCCGGCCACCCGAAACTCGGCGCCGCCGACTACAAACTGGTGCACCACGCCAAGAACGGCCGTTCGGTCTACAGCTTCTGCATGTGCCCGGGCGGTACCGTGGTGGCGGCGACTTCCGAGCCGAACCGTGTCGTGACCAACGGCATGAGCCAGTACTCGCGTAACGAACGTAACGCCAACTCCGGGATCGTCGTCGGGATTACCCCGGAAGTCGATTATCCGGGCGGCCCGCTGGCCGGCATCGAATTGCAGGAGCGCCTGGAGTCCCACGCCTTTGTGCTGGGCGGCAGCAACTACGAAGCCCCGGCGCAACTGGTTGGCGACTTCATCGCCGGCAAGCCGTCCACCGAGCTGGGCAGCGTCGAACCGTCCTACAAGCCGGGTGTCGCCTTGGGCGATCTGGCCTTGGCTTTGCCAGACTTCGCCATCGAAGCGATTCGCGAAGCATTGCCGGCGTTCGAGAAGCAGATTCGCGGTTACTCGTTGCACGACGCTGTGTTGACCGGGATCGAGACCCGCACCTCATCGCCACTGCGGATCACCCGCAACGAGTCGATGCAAAGCCTGAACGTGAAGGGCTTGTTCCCGGCCGGTGAAGGCGCAGGTTATGCGGGCGGGATTCTGTCGGCGGGCGTGGACGGGATCCGGATTGCCGAGGCTGTCGCACGGGATATCCTCGGCCTCGAAGCCTGA
- the nhaA gene encoding Na+/H+ antiporter NhaA, producing the protein MPLRSTFTRFFQLEAASGLLLIAAAAMALIINNSPLSWLYNGLLETPVVAQVGALQIAKPLLLWINDGLMAMFFLLIGLEVKREVLDGQLSKPSQIVLPGAAAIGGMVVPALIYWFLNRDNPAALSGWAIPTATDIAFALGVLALLGKRVPVSLKLFLMTLAIIDDLGAIIIIAIFYSGALSTLSLALAAACIAALIGMNRLGVVKLGPYMIIGLILWVCVLKSGVHATLAGVTLAFCIPLRTKNAEPSPLLTLEHALHPWVAYGILPLFAFANAGLSLSGVTVDSFTHDVPMGIAVGLLLGKAVGVFGLTWLAVKIGIAALPQGANWGQILGVAILCGIGFTMSLFVGSLAFEPGVSDYAGMDRMGILTGSILAALIGYAVTAMASRKNTALPS; encoded by the coding sequence TTGCCTCTGCGTAGCACTTTCACGCGTTTCTTTCAGTTGGAAGCTGCCAGCGGTCTGTTACTGATCGCTGCGGCAGCTATGGCTCTAATCATCAATAACTCGCCACTGTCGTGGCTGTACAACGGTCTGCTGGAAACCCCGGTGGTCGCCCAGGTCGGCGCCTTGCAGATCGCCAAGCCACTGCTGTTGTGGATCAACGACGGGCTGATGGCGATGTTCTTCCTGCTGATCGGGCTGGAAGTGAAACGTGAAGTTCTCGACGGACAACTGTCCAAGCCGTCACAGATTGTCCTGCCCGGTGCGGCGGCCATCGGCGGCATGGTCGTGCCGGCGCTGATCTACTGGTTCCTCAACCGCGATAACCCGGCGGCCCTGAGCGGCTGGGCAATCCCGACCGCCACCGACATCGCTTTCGCCCTTGGCGTGCTGGCACTGTTGGGCAAACGGGTTCCGGTGTCGCTGAAGCTGTTCCTGATGACCTTGGCGATCATCGACGACCTCGGCGCGATCATAATCATTGCGATCTTCTATTCCGGCGCACTGTCGACCCTGTCCCTGGCGCTGGCCGCAGCTTGCATCGCGGCGCTGATCGGTATGAACCGGCTCGGCGTGGTCAAGCTCGGGCCATACATGATCATTGGCTTGATCCTGTGGGTCTGCGTACTCAAGAGCGGTGTGCACGCCACGCTGGCCGGTGTGACCCTGGCATTCTGCATTCCGCTGCGCACGAAAAACGCCGAGCCTTCGCCGCTGCTGACCCTCGAACACGCACTGCACCCGTGGGTGGCCTACGGCATTCTGCCGCTGTTCGCCTTCGCAAACGCAGGCCTGTCCTTGAGCGGCGTCACCGTCGACAGCTTCACCCACGACGTACCGATGGGCATCGCGGTCGGCCTGTTGCTGGGCAAGGCCGTCGGTGTGTTCGGCCTGACCTGGCTGGCGGTAAAAATCGGCATCGCCGCCCTGCCTCAAGGCGCCAATTGGGGTCAGATCCTGGGTGTGGCAATTCTCTGCGGCATCGGTTTCACCATGAGCCTGTTCGTCGGCTCCCTGGCCTTCGAGCCGGGTGTCAGCGACTACGCCGGAATGGACCGCATGGGGATTCTGACTGGCTCGATTCTGGCTGCATTGATCGGTTATGCGGTGACGGCGATGGCAAGTCGCAAGAACACTGCCCTGCCCTCCTGA